A single genomic interval of Primulina huaijiensis isolate GDHJ02 chromosome 7, ASM1229523v2, whole genome shotgun sequence harbors:
- the LOC140980254 gene encoding homeobox protein knotted-1-like LET6 isoform X1: protein MRDDLDSSSSRVFLGFPAGLLEQERKMEGAGGGSSSLMSFGENSHGLGPMLMMPPIVDSCNNNLFLPPTNHQDLTIRHGSLSVEGSSSMMLEEHHSSKMSTSTGYYLMENINDAGSGSVKANIMAHPYYQRLLAAYVNCQKIGAPPEVVARLEQSCTSAAALGRQGTSCVGEDPALDQFMEAYCEMLTKYEQELSKPFAEAMLFLSRIECQFKSLSLSPMDSDNSLAACGEAMDRNGSSEEDVDVNNSRIDPLAEDHELKGQLLRKYSGYLGSLKQEFMKKRKKGKLPKEARQQLLDWWSNHYKWPYPSEAQKLALAESTGLDQKQINNWFINQRKRHWKPSEDMQFLVMDAMHPHFYMDNVLCNPFPTDMSSTFL from the exons ATGCGTGACGACCTAGATTCATCTTCGTCAAGGGTTTTTTTAGGGTTTCCTGCAGGATTACTGGAACAAGAGAGGAAAATGGAAGGTGCTGGTGGTGGCTCCAGTAGTTTGATGTCTTTCGGAGAAAATAGTCATGGACTTGGTCCTATGTTAATGATGCCTCCAATAGTAGACAGCTGCAACAATAACCTATTTCTTCCTCCCACTAATCATCAAGATCTCACTATTCGACACGGCAGTTTAAGTGTCGAAGGTAGTTCTTCTATGATGCTTGAAGAACACCATAGCAGCAAAATGAGTACAAGTACTGGGTATTATTTAATGGAGAATATTAATGATGCTGGCAGCGGCTCTGTGAAGGCGAATATCATGGCGCATCCTTACTACCAGCGCCTCTTGGCTGCCTATGTTAACTGTCAAAAG ATCGGAGCTCCTCCCGAAGTGGTGGCGAGACTGGAACAATCCTGCACATCTGCCGCTGCGCTGGGCCGACAAGGCACAAGCTGCGTCGGCGAAGATCCGGCGCTGGACCAATTCATGGAGGCCTATTGTGAAATGCTGACAAAATATGAGCAAGAACTGTCGAAACCCTTCGCGGAAGCTATGCTTTTTCTCTCAAGAATTGAATGCCAGTTCAAATCTCTCTCTCTGTCTCCTATGGATTCTG ATAATTCTCTTGCGGCTTGTGGTGAAGCAATGGATAGAAATGGTTCTTCGGAGGAAGACGTAGATGTAAACAACAGCAGAATTGACCCTCTAGCAGAAGATCATGAATTGAAAGGTCAATTGTTGCGGAAATACAGTGGATACTTGGGGAGCCTGAAGCAAGAATTcatgaagaaaagaaagaaaggaaagctgCCTAAAGAAGCACGGCAGCAATTACTCGACTGGTGGAGCAATCATTACAAATGGCCATATCCATCA GAAGCCCAGAAGCTCGCGCTTGCTGAATCGACCGGCCTGGATCAAAAGCAGATAAACAACTGGTTCATTAACCAAAGGAAGCGACACTGGAAACCCTCCGAAGACATGCAGTTCCTCGTAATGGATGCAATGCATCCACACTTTTACATGGACAATGTCTTGTGCAATCCCTTTCCAACCGACATGTCGTCTACGTTTCTTTGA
- the LOC140980254 gene encoding homeobox protein SHOOT MERISTEMLESS-like isoform X3, which yields MRDDLDSSSSRVFLGFPAGLLEQERKMEGAGGGSSSLMSFGENSHGLGPMLMMPPIVDSCNNNLFLPPTNHQDLTIRHGSLSVEGSSSMMLEEHHSSKMSTSTGYYLMENINDAGSGSVKANIMAHPYYQRLLAAYVNCQKIGAPPEVVARLEQSCTSAAALGRQGTSCVGEDPALDQFMEAYCEMLTKYEQELSKPFAEAMLFLSRIECQFKSLSLSPMDSDNSLAACGEAMDRNGSSEEDVDVNNSRIDPLAEDHELKGQLLRKYSGYLGSLKQEFMKKRKKGKLPKEARQQLLDWWSNHYKWPYPSLIGSPEARAC from the exons ATGCGTGACGACCTAGATTCATCTTCGTCAAGGGTTTTTTTAGGGTTTCCTGCAGGATTACTGGAACAAGAGAGGAAAATGGAAGGTGCTGGTGGTGGCTCCAGTAGTTTGATGTCTTTCGGAGAAAATAGTCATGGACTTGGTCCTATGTTAATGATGCCTCCAATAGTAGACAGCTGCAACAATAACCTATTTCTTCCTCCCACTAATCATCAAGATCTCACTATTCGACACGGCAGTTTAAGTGTCGAAGGTAGTTCTTCTATGATGCTTGAAGAACACCATAGCAGCAAAATGAGTACAAGTACTGGGTATTATTTAATGGAGAATATTAATGATGCTGGCAGCGGCTCTGTGAAGGCGAATATCATGGCGCATCCTTACTACCAGCGCCTCTTGGCTGCCTATGTTAACTGTCAAAAG ATCGGAGCTCCTCCCGAAGTGGTGGCGAGACTGGAACAATCCTGCACATCTGCCGCTGCGCTGGGCCGACAAGGCACAAGCTGCGTCGGCGAAGATCCGGCGCTGGACCAATTCATGGAGGCCTATTGTGAAATGCTGACAAAATATGAGCAAGAACTGTCGAAACCCTTCGCGGAAGCTATGCTTTTTCTCTCAAGAATTGAATGCCAGTTCAAATCTCTCTCTCTGTCTCCTATGGATTCTG ATAATTCTCTTGCGGCTTGTGGTGAAGCAATGGATAGAAATGGTTCTTCGGAGGAAGACGTAGATGTAAACAACAGCAGAATTGACCCTCTAGCAGAAGATCATGAATTGAAAGGTCAATTGTTGCGGAAATACAGTGGATACTTGGGGAGCCTGAAGCAAGAATTcatgaagaaaagaaagaaaggaaagctgCCTAAAGAAGCACGGCAGCAATTACTCGACTGGTGGAGCAATCATTACAAATGGCCATATCCATCA CTAATAGGAAGCCCAGAAGCTCGCGCTTGCTGA
- the LOC140980254 gene encoding homeobox protein SHOOT MERISTEMLESS-like isoform X2 — translation MRDDLDSSSSRVFLGFPAGLLEQERKMEGAGGGSSSLMSFGENSHGLGPMLMMPPIVDSCNNNLFLPPTNHQDLTIRHGSLSVEGSSSMMLEEHHSSKMSTSTGYYLMENINDAGSGSVKANIMAHPYYQRLLAAYVNCQKIGAPPEVVARLEQSCTSAAALGRQGTSCVGEDPALDQFMEAYCEMLTKYEQELSKPFAEAMLFLSRIECQFKSLSLSPMDSDNSLAACGEAMDRNGSSEEDVDVNNSRIDPLAEDHELKGQLLRKYSGYLGSLKQEFMKKRKKGKLPKEARQQLLDWWSNHYKWPYPSTEDLINYEYSYHRAFLFCELIGSPEARAC, via the exons ATGCGTGACGACCTAGATTCATCTTCGTCAAGGGTTTTTTTAGGGTTTCCTGCAGGATTACTGGAACAAGAGAGGAAAATGGAAGGTGCTGGTGGTGGCTCCAGTAGTTTGATGTCTTTCGGAGAAAATAGTCATGGACTTGGTCCTATGTTAATGATGCCTCCAATAGTAGACAGCTGCAACAATAACCTATTTCTTCCTCCCACTAATCATCAAGATCTCACTATTCGACACGGCAGTTTAAGTGTCGAAGGTAGTTCTTCTATGATGCTTGAAGAACACCATAGCAGCAAAATGAGTACAAGTACTGGGTATTATTTAATGGAGAATATTAATGATGCTGGCAGCGGCTCTGTGAAGGCGAATATCATGGCGCATCCTTACTACCAGCGCCTCTTGGCTGCCTATGTTAACTGTCAAAAG ATCGGAGCTCCTCCCGAAGTGGTGGCGAGACTGGAACAATCCTGCACATCTGCCGCTGCGCTGGGCCGACAAGGCACAAGCTGCGTCGGCGAAGATCCGGCGCTGGACCAATTCATGGAGGCCTATTGTGAAATGCTGACAAAATATGAGCAAGAACTGTCGAAACCCTTCGCGGAAGCTATGCTTTTTCTCTCAAGAATTGAATGCCAGTTCAAATCTCTCTCTCTGTCTCCTATGGATTCTG ATAATTCTCTTGCGGCTTGTGGTGAAGCAATGGATAGAAATGGTTCTTCGGAGGAAGACGTAGATGTAAACAACAGCAGAATTGACCCTCTAGCAGAAGATCATGAATTGAAAGGTCAATTGTTGCGGAAATACAGTGGATACTTGGGGAGCCTGAAGCAAGAATTcatgaagaaaagaaagaaaggaaagctgCCTAAAGAAGCACGGCAGCAATTACTCGACTGGTGGAGCAATCATTACAAATGGCCATATCCATCA ACAGAAGATTTGATAAATTACGAATACTCTTATCATCGAGCATTCTTGTTTTGTGAGCTAATAGGAAGCCCAGAAGCTCGCGCTTGCTGA
- the LOC140981267 gene encoding plant UBX domain-containing protein 4-like, translated as MSSSRDKKPSSSRAGGIRTLSDLNRSSAHDSDSDSDAPQEFYTGGEKSGMLVQGPSKGHDVDSIFDQARQLGGVPGSLESIQPSSSSRSFTGTGRSLSDETVQPERQQPESVVHNIVFWRNGFTVDDGPLRRLDDPENAPFLESIRKSECPKELEPADRRTSVHVNLVRREENRPEIEAPRVPFQGVGRTLGSSSATEPVPETTGLATLHGAPSPSPGLVVDRSQPSTAIQLRLADGTRMVAHFNHHHTIADIRSFIDASRTGGSRTYQLQSVGFPPKILSDHSQTIEQAGLLNSVVIQKF; from the exons ATGTCTTCTTCGCGTGACAAGAAACCCTCAAGTAGCCGGGCTGGTGGTATCCGAACCCTTTCCGATTTGAACCGCTCCTCCGCGCATGATTCCGACAGTGATTCCGATGCACCCCAGGAGTTTTACACTGGCGGTGAAAAGAG TGGTATGCTTGTCCAAGGTCCGTCAAAAGGCCACGATGTGGACTCAATATTTGACCAAGCTAGGCAATTGGGTGGAGTGCCAGGATCCTTGGAAAGTATTCAACCTTCTTCAAGTTCAAGAAGCTTTACTGGGACAGGAAGATCACTCTCGGACGAAACTGTTCAGCCTGAGCGTCAGCAGCCGGAGTCAGTCGTTCACAACATTGTTTTCTGGAGAAATGGTTTCACTGTTGATGATGGCCCTTTGAGGAGGTTGGATGACCCTGAAAATGCTCCTTTTCTGGAG AGTATCAGAAAATCTGAGTGCCCCAAAGAGCTGGAACCTGCTGACAGGAGAACCTCTGTTCATGTTAACCTAGTAAGGAGGGAAGAGAACCGCCCT GAAATAGAGGCACCTCGTGTTCCATTTCAAGGTGTCGGAAGAACTCTAGGTAGTAGCTCTGCAACTGAACCCGTTCCTGAGACAACTGGACTTGCTACCCTCCATGGTGCTCCATCCCCTTCACCGGGACTTGTGGTGGATAGATCTCAACCGTCCACTGCAATTCAACTTAGGCTTGCTGATGGAACCCGTATGGTTGCTCACTTCAATCACCACCACACGATAGCTGATATCCGATCCTTCATTGATGCATCTAGGACCGGAGGATCCAGAACCTATCAGTTGCAGAGTGTTGGATTTCCTCCGAAAATCCTCAGTGATCACTCCCAGACGATTGAACAAGCTGGATTGTTGAATTCAGTTGTTATTCAGAAATTCTGA
- the LOC140980398 gene encoding probable E3 ubiquitin-protein ligase LUL4, with protein MERFDRTVRRKKSLKERLGFNGMSCCGGVIWGLGPTTMSVRDDEEDQDDPINPETTNPNNATSTTQTPPNNSPASPCVSQSTAVTGMNLAEALATERQFRAARDSDHEGSIQSPNSGTPLRMSLMRLLEETECCDEGRKDELEDGGGCDRVCCVCMGRKKGAAFIPCGHTFCIVCSRELWLNRGSCPLCNRSIVEILYIY; from the coding sequence ATGGAGAGATTCGATCGCACGGTGAGAAGGAAGAAGAGTCTGAAAGAACGGCTGGGGTTCAACGGCATGAGCTGTTGCGGCGGAGTCATCTGGGGCCTCGGCCCGACCACCATGAGCGTGAGGGATGACGAAGAAGATCAAGATGATCCCATAAACCCAGAAACAACTAATCCCAACAACGCCACCAGTACCACACAAACTCCGCCGAATAACAGCCCCGCCTCGCCATGCGTCAGCCAGTCTACGGCAGTAACCGGTATGAATCTGGCGGAAGCATTGGCAACTGAGCGTCAGTTCCGGGCGGCGCGAGACTCAGACCACGAAGGATCCATCCAGAGCCCGAACTCCGGAACTCCCCTGAGAATGTCGCTGATGCGATTGCTGGAGGAAACGGAATGCTGCGACGAAGGGAGGAAGGATGAATTAGAAGACGGAGGAGGGTGCGATCGGGTGTGCTGCGTCTGCATGGGAAGGAAGAAGGGTGCAGCTTTCATACCGTGTGGACACACTTTTTGCATAGTGTGTTCGAGGGAGCTGTGGCTGAATCGAGGGAGTTGTCCCCTCTGCAATCGCTCCATTGTCGAGATTCTCTATATATATTGA